One Lemur catta isolate mLemCat1 chromosome 15, mLemCat1.pri, whole genome shotgun sequence genomic window carries:
- the RABEP1 gene encoding rab GTPase-binding effector protein 1 isoform X2, producing the protein MAQPGPAPQPDVSLQQRVAELEKINAEFSRAQQQLEQEFNQKRAKFKELYLAKEEDLKRQNAVLQAAQDDLGHLRTQLWEAQAEMENIKAIATVSENTKQEAIDEVKRQWREEVASLQAVMKETVRDYEHQFHLRLEQERTQWAQYRESAEREIADLRRRLSEGQEEENLENEMKKAQEDAEKLRSVVMPMEKEIAALKDKLTEAEDKIKELEASKVKELNHYLEAEKSCRTDLEMYVAVLNTQKSVLQEDAEKLRKELHEVCHLLEQERQQHNQLKHTWQKANDQFLESQRLLMRDMQRMEIVLTSEQLRQVEELKKKDQEDDEQQRLSKRKDHKKTDVEEEVKIPVVCALTQEESSAQLSNEEEHLDSAHGSVHSLDADLLLPSGDPFSKSENDMFKDGLRRAQSTDSLGTSGSLQSKALGYNYKAKSAGNLDESEFGPLVGADSVSENFDTASLGSLQMPSGFMLTKDQERAIKAMTPEQEETASLLSSVTQGMESAYVSPSGYRLVSETEWNLLQKEVHNAGNKLGRRCDMCSNYEKQLQGIQIQEAETRDQVKKTTGDAQASK; encoded by the exons AGGATCTGAAGAGGCAAAATGCAGTGTTACAAGCTGCACAAGATGATTTGGGACACCTCCGGACACAGCTGTGGGAAGCTCAAGCAGAGATGGAGAATATTAAGGCTATTGCCACAGTGTCTGAGAATACCAAGCAGGAAGCTATAGATGAAGTGAAACGACAGTGGAGAGAAGAAGTTGCTTCACTTCAGGCTGTTATGAAAg AAACAGTTCGTGACTATGAACACCAGTTCCACCTTAGGTTGGAGCAGGAGCGGACACAGTGGGCACAGTATAGAGAATCTGCAGAGAGGGAAATAGCTGATTTAAGAAGAAGGCTGTCGGAAGGTCAAGAggaggaaaatttagaaaatgaaatgaaaaag GCCCAAGAGGATGCTGAAAAACTTCGGTCTGTTGTGATGCCCATGGAGAAGGAAATTGCAGCCTTGAAGGATAAACTGACAGAGGCTGAAGACAAGATTAAAGAGCTGGAGGCCTCAAAG GTTAAAGAACTGAATCATTATCTGGAAGCTGAGAAATCTTGTAGGACTGATCTAGAGATGTATGTAGCTGTTTTGAATACTCAGAAATCTGTTCTACAGGAAGATGCTGAGAAACTGAGGAAAGAATTGCATGAAG TTTGCCATCTCTTGGAGCAAGAGCGACAACAGCACAACCAGTTAAAACATACATGGCAGAAGGCCAATGACCAGTTTCTGGAATCTCAGCGTTTACTGATGAGAGACATGCAGCGAATGGAGATTGTGCTAACTTCAGAACAGCTCCGACAAGTCGAAGAACTGAAGAAGAAAGATCAG GAAGATGATGAACAACAGAGACTCAGTAAGAGAAAGGATCATAAAAAAACAGATGTtgaggaagaagtaaaaatacCCGTAGTGTGTGCTTTAACTCAAGAAGAATCTTCAGCCCAGTTATCAAATGAAGAG GAGCATTTAGATAGTGCGCATGGCTCAGTCCATTCTTTAGATGCAGACTTACTGTTGCCATCTGGAGATCCATTCAGTAAATCGGAGAATGACATGTTTAAAGATGGACTCAGGAGAGCACAGTCTACAGACAGCTTGGGAACCTCGGGCTCATTGCAATCCAAAGCTTTAGGCTATAACTACAAAGCAAAATCTGCTGGAAACCTGGACGAGTCAGAATTTGGACCACTGGTGggagcagattcagtgtctgagaACTTTGATACTGCCTCACTTGGGTCACTCCAGATGCCAAGTGGCTTTATGTTAACCAAAGATCAGGAAAGAGCAATTAAGGCAATGACACCAGAACAAGAAGAGACAGCGTCCCTCCTGTCCAGTGTTACCCAGGGTATGGAGAGTGCTTATGTGTCCCCCAGTGGTTACCGCTTAGTTAGTGAGACAGAATGGAATCTCCTGCAGAAGGAG GTGCATAATGCTGGAAATAAACTTGGTAGACGTTGTGATATGTGTTCCAATTACGAAAAACAGTTACAAGGAATTCAGATTCAGGAGGCTGAAACCAGAGACCAGGTGA AAAAAACTACAGGTGATGCTCAGGCAAGCAAATGA